From Apium graveolens cultivar Ventura chromosome 9, ASM990537v1, whole genome shotgun sequence, the proteins below share one genomic window:
- the LOC141682427 gene encoding acyl carrier protein 1, chloroplastic-like isoform X1 yields MAASTISFSSPLASSLSLNKGLANNSVSLSINERSFPALRLQSASRRFRVSCAQAKPETVDKVCEVVRKQLALQSDVAVTGDSKFAALGADSLDTVEIVMGLEEEFGISVEEESAQTIATVQDAADLIENLVEKKGSA; encoded by the exons ATGGCTGCTTCTACTATTTCATTCTCCTCTCCCCTCgcttcctctctctctctcaacaAG GGACTTGCCAACAATTCAGTCTCACTCTCCATCAATGAGAGATCTTTCCCTGCACTTAGGTTGCAGTCAGCATCGCGTCGCTTCAGGGTTTCTTGCGCA CAGGCCAAACCTGAGACTGTGGATAAGGTATGTGAAGTCGTCAGGAAGCAACTGGCATTACAGTCTGATGTTGCAGTCACTGGAGACTCAAAGTTTGCAGCTCTTGGGGCTGATTCTCTGGACACA GTTGAAATTGTGATGGGACTCGAAGAGGAATTTGGAATCAGCGTGGAGGAGGAAAGTGCACAGACCATTGCTACCGTGCAGGATGCAGCAGATTTGATCGAGAATCTTGTTGAGAAGAAGGGCAGTGCTTAA
- the LOC141682427 gene encoding acyl carrier protein 1, chloroplastic-like isoform X2, translated as MAASTISFSSPLASSLSLNKGLANNSVSLSINERSFPALRLQSASRRFRVSCAAKPETVDKVCEVVRKQLALQSDVAVTGDSKFAALGADSLDTVEIVMGLEEEFGISVEEESAQTIATVQDAADLIENLVEKKGSA; from the exons ATGGCTGCTTCTACTATTTCATTCTCCTCTCCCCTCgcttcctctctctctctcaacaAG GGACTTGCCAACAATTCAGTCTCACTCTCCATCAATGAGAGATCTTTCCCTGCACTTAGGTTGCAGTCAGCATCGCGTCGCTTCAGGGTTTCTTGCGCA GCCAAACCTGAGACTGTGGATAAGGTATGTGAAGTCGTCAGGAAGCAACTGGCATTACAGTCTGATGTTGCAGTCACTGGAGACTCAAAGTTTGCAGCTCTTGGGGCTGATTCTCTGGACACA GTTGAAATTGTGATGGGACTCGAAGAGGAATTTGGAATCAGCGTGGAGGAGGAAAGTGCACAGACCATTGCTACCGTGCAGGATGCAGCAGATTTGATCGAGAATCTTGTTGAGAAGAAGGGCAGTGCTTAA